The Branchiostoma lanceolatum isolate klBraLanc5 chromosome 10, klBraLanc5.hap2, whole genome shotgun sequence genome has a window encoding:
- the LOC136443535 gene encoding DNA damage-binding protein 2-like: MDNKTAKNPGPDLSEDESDSEQENPGTSSSSSSQDASKADQDSKKHSKTKKVEEKSANLSARGRSATRGKSAAANGKTSKADTTPGTSRTKRTVSKMNKDEDNGKEKNGKKNQKKLASHLSDDDSDSDQDSPSPQLEKVKKGLSAFRYQKSPKTPKMLAERKSAEPAPSTSKGKPTQRKKVTSGTPTMECLKVKVKKMSTSSNKSPRASGKKSSDTGPPSGGKKVGGKRKAKGQDKKEAKSPKEMITNHYVNLEERDEFFEVTRKKSDNIVLSLNRTAMGLNNNGKVYASPHEPYLRTLRSLGLYRTASPFDRRVTVIEWHPSHPTLVAAGSKGGDIILWNFEKVGADCFIQGIGPGGYVSALKFSPWNDSQVYTAQLDGTVNLLDFNGRNNRNFLSTHSWSNWYCSADVNAAHKMLVAGESMGHVVMMDTEGEKLWQHRLHKSKVTHVEFNTGCDWLMVTASTDRTVKLWDIRMVEGRGSELYTLQHDHPINSAYFSPNDHCKLLTTDQHHDLRVYSGPDWGRLDTAIYHPHRFFQHLTPIKACWHPMYDLAVVGRYPDNKSPHHGPGEGNTIDIFNINTGETVCQLRDQGAPGIKSLNKFSPSGESLVSAMGYNILIWQRKEILQDKQEKLMEKMQGEVSARLDTPGAARRPRSRPPAGKMAAKIKKKLQDQ; the protein is encoded by the exons ATGGACAACAAGACTGCAAAGAATCCTGGACCAGATCTATCTGAGGATGAATCCGATTCCGAACAAGAGAACCCAGGCACTTCAAGTAGTTCTAGCAGCCAGGATGCATCAAAGGCTGACCAAGATTCGAAGAAGCATTCCAAGACAAAGAAAGTTGAAGAGAAATCTGCAAATCTTTCCGCTAGAGGTAGAAGTGCAACAAGGGGGAAAAGTGCCGCGGCAAATGGGAAAACCAGCAAAGCAGATACAACCCCTGGTACTTCACGTACGAAAAGGACAGTTTCAAAGATGAACAAAGATGAAGACAATGGCAAAGAGAAAAATGGCAAAAAGAATCAAAAGAAGCTGGCATCACATTTGTCTGACGATGATTCAGATTCTGACCAAGACAGCCCATCCCCACAACTTGAGAAAGTCAAGAAAGGCTTATCAGCTTTCAGATACCAGAAAAGTCCAAAGACACCAAAGATGTTGGCAGAAAGAAAATCAGCTGAACCAGCACCTTCAACAAGTAAGGGAAAACCTACACAAAGGAAGAAGGTAACTTCAGGCACTCCTACCATGGAATGTCTCAAAGTCAAGGTGAAGAAAATGTCTACTTCTTCAAATAAATCACCAAGAGCAAGTGGGAAGAAATCTTCAGACACAGGGCCCCCTTCAGGTGGTAAAAAGGTGGGAGGAAAGAGGAAGGCCAAAGGACAAGACAAGAAAGAAGCAAAGAGCCCCAAGGAGATGATAACCAATCATTATGTGAACTTGGAGGAGAGAGATGAGTTCTTTGAGGTGACTCGGAAGAAGTCAGACAACATTGTTCTCTCTCTCAACAGAACTGCAATGGGACTCAACAACAATGGAAAG GTGTATGCGTCGCCCCATGAGCCGTACCTGCGAACCTTGCGCTCCCTGGGTCTGTATCGTACAGCCAGTCCGTTTGACAGACGAGTCACTGTTATAGAGTGGcacccctcccaccccacccTGGTAGCAGCAGGGTCCAAGGGTGGTGACATTATCTTGTGGAACTTTGAGAAAGTTGGTGCAGACTGCTTCATTCAAGGG ATTGGTCCAGGTGGTTATGTGTCTGCTCTGAAGTTCTCTCCCTGGAATGACAGCCAGGTGTACACTGCTCAGCTGGATGGTACAGTCAACCTGCTAGACTTCAATGGCAGAAACAACAGGAACTTTCTGTCTACACACAGTTGGag TAACTGGTACTGTTCAGCGGATGTGAATGCTGCACACAAGATGCTGGTGGCAGGAGAAAGTATGGGCCATGTAGTCATGATGGACACAGAAGGAGAAAAG TTGTGGCAGCATCGACTGCACAAGTCCAAGGTGACCCACGTGGAGTTCAACACtggctgtgattggttgatggTGACAGCGTCCACAGACAGGACCGTGAAATTGTGGGACATCCGTATGGTGGAGGGGAGGGGCAGCGAACTGTACACCCTGCAGCATGATCATCCTATCAATAGTG CCTACTTCAGCCCCAATGACCACTGTAAGTTGCTGACCACTGACCAGCACCATGACCTGCGAGTGTACAGTGGGCCAGACTGGGGTCGGCTGGACACTGCCATCTACCATCCACACAGGttcttccagcatctcactccCATCAAG GCTTGCTGGCACCCCATGTATGACCTGGCAGTCGTGGGCAGGTATCCAGATAACAAGTCTCCCCACCATGGGCCTGGGGAGGGAAACACCATCGACATATTCAACATCAACACAGGAGAGACAGTCTGTCAGCTACGGGACCAAGGGGCTCCTGGCATCAAGTCG CTCAACAAGTTCAGTCCAAGTGGAGAGTCATTGGTCTCAGCAATGG GATACAACATACTGATTTGGCAGCGTAAGGAGATTCTCCAGGACAAGCAGGAGAAACTGATGGAGAAGATGCAGGGGGAGGTGTCAGCACGCCTGGACACGCCTGGCGCTGCTAGGAGACCACGGTCACGCCCACCTGCCGGCAAGATGGCTGCCAAGATCAAGAAGAAGCTTCAGGACCAGTGA